A stretch of DNA from Saccharospirillum mangrovi:
CGACAAAACCCCTGTAACACACTGATTTTGATAATTTTTTTAGAATAGGCCTTGCAAAGCCGGAATCCGATGGTAAGATGCGCCCCGCTTTCGACGAAATCGCCGGAAGCCTTCTGAAGGTCCCGTTCGTCTAGTGGCCTAGGACACCGCCCTTTCACGGCGGTAACAGGGGTTCGAGTCCCCTACGGGACGCCACTTCAGAATAGAATTTGCGGGAATAGCTCAGTGGTAGAGCACAACCTTGCCAAGGTTGGGGTCGCGAGTTCGAATCTCGTTTCCCGCTCCAAATTGAAAAGCAGCCTTGGGCTGCTTTTTTTGTTATTGAGCCTGACGCCGCTCAAACGGTGACAAGTCAGGGTCGCGAGCTGGTACGCCAGCCCGGTCGAATCTCGTTTCCCGCTCCAAATTTAATAGAACCCGGACTTGTTCCGGGTTTTGTGTTTTTGGGAATAGTTCAGTGGTAGAGCACAACCTTGTCCGAGGTTGGGGCCGGGCGGGCAGCCTCGCGAGCCGGTGTGCCGGCGCAGTCGAATCTCGTTTGCTGCGGCCATTTCATGGCCTTGCCCTTCGGGCTCGCTGCGCTCACGCAAAAGCCTTTGCAAGGCTTTAGTCCCGCTCCAAATAGAAAAGCAGCCTTGAGCTGCTTTTTTTGTTTTCTGGAAACCGAAATTCCATCTTGTTCGCTGCGATTCCATGCTAGGCATTAACCGCTGTTGCTCGTACATCCAGCGCTTCAATATCCCGCGCAATTCCGTCCGCCAATGCAGCGACCTTTTGCACTGCGTCGGTGCGCTGCGCATAAGCCCTTAAACCAAAAATCTCCGCCTGAAGTCGGCATGCCAATTGGTCGGGATCGGCCTTGGCGCCGATATTGCCCGACGCTTGCGCGGCTTGAAATGCCTTGGTGAATGCCACTTCCGTATTGCGCAGAAATTCCTCGGTGGCCTGGCGCAGTACCGGGTCACCGTCGGGCGTTTCAAGCAGCGTTTTAACCAGCATGCAGGCGCGCGAGGGCGACGGTTCGGCAAGCGCTTTGCCAAGGTAGCGGACATAGGCTGCCAGCCCTTCAAGCGGCGTTGATGCCTGCGCCAGAATGTCGTTGAGTTGTTGCTGCGAGTTTTCCGCATAGCGCCGCAGCACCTCAATAAACAGCGCCTCTTTGGAACCGAACGCCGCATAAATTGAACCCGGGCGCATGTCGAGGTGCAGTTCGAGGTCTTTCAACGACGTGGCGTGATAGCCCTTCCGCCAAAACAATTCGAGGGCTCTGCGTAACACGTCTTCCCGATCGTATTTGGTTTGCCGCGCCATGGTTACATTCCGTTTCAAATATTTGAATGATCGCTCAATTTATATATTGAATGATCGCTCAAGTAAACCTATAGTCGGGCCGTCGATAATTGATCGATCACTCAAAAAAAGGAAATTATCATGACCGACTTTACTCTCCATACCGCAGAAACCGCACCGATTGAGAGCCGTTCACTGATCGAAAACTCTCAGAAGGCTTTTGGCCGTTTGCCTGGTTTGCATGCCGTAATGGCAGAAGCTCCGGCGTTGCTGGAAGGCTATCAGCAGTTGCACCGGCTGTTTGCCGAACACACCAGTTTCAATGCCGATGAACTGACGGTCGTCTGGCAGACAATCAATGTTGAGCATGCCTGCCATTACTGTGTACCGGCCCACACCGGCATCGCCAAAATGATGAAAGTTGATGACGTCATCATCGACGCGCTGCGTGACGAAACTCCGCTGCCAACTGCCCAGCTGGAAGCACTGCGTACCTTTACGTTGCAGGTGGTGCGCAGTCGTGGCGAAGTGACGGATGAACAAGTCGAAGCGTTTCTGGCTGCCGGTTATACCAAGCGCCAGATTCTTGAAGTCATTCTCGGGGTCGCACAAAAAGTGATGTCGAACTACACCAATCATCTTGCTGATACGCCGGTCGATTCGGTTATGCAGAAGTTTGCCTGGCAGAAAAAACAAACCAGCGCAGCCTGAGCGAAGATACGAAAAGGGTAAGCACTGGGCTTACCCTTTTATTTGTTATTCGCCGTGATCAGTTGCTGCAAATGAGATAGCCCAAAACGGCATGACCCACCCGCTTTGCCAAAGCCACCTTATCGGTCTCACCACGTTGGCCTGCGCCATCGACCATACCTTTGATTATCGCAACGACGTCACTGATCTTGTGGGGTGAGTCGGCGCTGTAACCAGCAGCAACGATGCAATGTCTGACCACGCCGGCCAGTTCCACGTTGAGCTCATTCGCCGATCCCGGTTCGCTCAGGCGTACTTCCTCGAGGTCCAGAATGCGCGCCAGCGCCGGGCGTTTCAGTTGATGTTCGACAGCGGCCTGCACGAGCGCATGCAATGGCGCCTGGCCATCGGCGTGCAGATCAATGGCGGCAATGTCTTGCCAGAGTTCTTTTGACTCCCGGGTAATCAGACTGGCGGTAATCGCCTCCTTGGTCGGAAAGTACTGATAAAGCGAACCGATGCTGACACCAGCAAGGCTGGCAACAGCGTTGGTTGTGTAACCAGCGAAGCCATGAGTTTCCAAAATGCGAGCGGCGGCTTCCAGGATTGAGTCAACGGTCGCTTCGGAACGTCTCTGACGCGGAGATTTCCTGGGTTTTACCGTGCTGTTGTGAGGTTTTTTTGCCATTCAGAACGCGAGTTTACAATGTGAGCGATGACTCACATTATTGTTTGCCTCTACTCAACAGGCAAGGAAAATCATGACAACGCAACAACACAACGACCGCGAAATTCTGCGCTTGGTCGAACAGGCTGTCGTGGCAGCGGCCGAGGCGATACAAGACCGTTTCTCCATTGATGCCCGCCCGATTGATCGGCACGACATCGGGGCGAAAATTCAGGCCAACGACGCAATTTCAATGTCGATCCTGCAGGAAAAACTCGCTGCCGCCAGACCCGAAGCAACCCTGGTTGAAGATGAACTCGAAACCGGTTTGTTACCGCCGGGCGAGTGGTGGGTGGTCGATCCAGTCGAAGGCGCAATCAACCAGATTCACGGCATGGCGGAATGGTGTGTCAGCGCGACGTTGATCCGCGATAACGAGCCGGTGATTACCGTCGTCCATTTGCCACTGACTGGCGATACCTACTCAGCCGTTGCCGGAGCGGGTGCCCAGCAAAACGGACAACCGTTATCGGTTTCCGCAAAACGCGACATTGATGCCGCCATGGTCGGCACCGGCCAGGCCATGCCAGGCGAAAGCGTTCAGGTATATCAGATGATGGGCGCTTCGGTATCGACGATGCTGCAAACGGCATTGACGGTGCGCGTGTCTGTTCCGGCGACGTTACAACTCATCCAGGTTGCGGCCGGCCGCATGGATGCCTTCTGGCAGTTCAGTCAGGTTCGCTCCGGACTGGTCTCGGGCGCACTGTTGGTTCAGGAAGCCGGCGGTCAACTCACCGATGTTCACGGCAAGCCTTGGTCACTTGAGAGCGAACATTTTGTCGCCGCCCCGCCCCAACTCAGTGCTGCGGTAACAAACGCGCTATCGCCACTGATTCAAACTACCTACAGCTGATGACATTGAGGAAACCACTATGCTGACCATCGCTATTTTGGGTTCTGGCCGGGTTGCTTCGGCCCTCGCTGGACGATTGCAGTCCGCTGGCCGTGACTTTGTTATTGGCATCCTTAACCCCGAAAAACCCAGTGACCACTGGACCGGCCCGCAAGTTGAATTCACCACCACGGCGGCTGCAATTGCCGCCGCCGATATGGTGTTCAACGCGACACCCGGTGAAACCAGTGTCGATTTTCTGAAAGGCTTCAAAGACCAACTGGTCGGAAAAATTCTGGTGGATGTTTCCAACGCCATGCGCCGCAACGAAGACGGCATGCCGGTCGGACTGCTCTATCCGGACAGCAGCGTCGCCGAACACTTACAGGCGGCCTTGCCGCAAACCGCCGTGGTAAAAACGCTGAATACCATGCTGTTCACCGTCATCGGTGATCCACACAGTATCGAACCGATGCCCAACGTATTTCTTTGCGGAGACAGTGCAGCGGCCAAAGCAGAAGTGCGCCAGGTTTTACAGGCTATGGGCTGGCGTGACGCTGTGATTGAAGACCTGGGCCCAGCATTCAGCGCCCGTGGCCCCGAAGCCTTTATGCATTTCGTGCCGCATGTGATTGCCAACCACGGCTTTGCACCTTTTGCGCTGAGCATTGTTCGATAGCGGCTGCAATTCAATACGATTATCCCGCGTCAGCCGGCGCGGGAACTTCATCAACGCCTGACTCAACGGCCGATGTTTTCGATCCTAGGCTGAGGTTAACAAGATGTCTGCGACGGTATCGACGGCGTCCAGCATGCACAAATGACTCGCCTGTATTTCGAACGTATTAACCCCTTCGGCTTTAAATTTGTCGTGAAAATAACCGAACGGCGAATCCACAAAGCCCAAACAGTGAACGTAGGTAAAAGGAATATCCGGGCGAGTTGCCAGGGCGTCCACGGGTTGAAAAGTTGTTCGCCAGGGTTGCGGCACCAGTCGCGGATTGACGAACTGCTTGATGCTGTCGTCCTGAACGCCGAACACCTCCAGCGGAATGGGCGGTATGGCGGTGTCGTTGATTCTCGATTCATTAAACAGTGGCACCACCGGGCCTTCGGCATAATCGATCAACGCCTTGCCGTTATCCGGGACAAAGGCATCGAGATAAATCATCGACCGGATGCGCTCAGTCACGCGGGCCAACACCCCAGTAGTTACCATGCCGCCGTAACTCCAGCCAACCAGATCAATGTCGTGCAAGTCTTCCATTTCGATGTGGTTAACGATGTCCTGGATATGCGTTTCGAGGTTGGCGAGATCGTTCAGCGTGTGTTTGCGTTCGCCCAGTCCAGTCAGTGTTGGTGCTGTAACGCTGTGGCCCGCCGCGCG
This window harbors:
- a CDS encoding TetR/AcrR family transcriptional regulator, which codes for MARQTKYDREDVLRRALELFWRKGYHATSLKDLELHLDMRPGSIYAAFGSKEALFIEVLRRYAENSQQQLNDILAQASTPLEGLAAYVRYLGKALAEPSPSRACMLVKTLLETPDGDPVLRQATEEFLRNTEVAFTKAFQAAQASGNIGAKADPDQLACRLQAEIFGLRAYAQRTDAVQKVAALADGIARDIEALDVRATAVNA
- a CDS encoding carboxymuconolactone decarboxylase family protein, whose translation is MTDFTLHTAETAPIESRSLIENSQKAFGRLPGLHAVMAEAPALLEGYQQLHRLFAEHTSFNADELTVVWQTINVEHACHYCVPAHTGIAKMMKVDDVIIDALRDETPLPTAQLEALRTFTLQVVRSRGEVTDEQVEAFLAAGYTKRQILEVILGVAQKVMSNYTNHLADTPVDSVMQKFAWQKKQTSAA
- a CDS encoding TetR/AcrR family transcriptional regulator gives rise to the protein MAKKPHNSTVKPRKSPRQRRSEATVDSILEAAARILETHGFAGYTTNAVASLAGVSIGSLYQYFPTKEAITASLITRESKELWQDIAAIDLHADGQAPLHALVQAAVEHQLKRPALARILDLEEVRLSEPGSANELNVELAGVVRHCIVAAGYSADSPHKISDVVAIIKGMVDGAGQRGETDKVALAKRVGHAVLGYLICSN
- a CDS encoding inositol monophosphatase family protein, with translation MTTQQHNDREILRLVEQAVVAAAEAIQDRFSIDARPIDRHDIGAKIQANDAISMSILQEKLAAARPEATLVEDELETGLLPPGEWWVVDPVEGAINQIHGMAEWCVSATLIRDNEPVITVVHLPLTGDTYSAVAGAGAQQNGQPLSVSAKRDIDAAMVGTGQAMPGESVQVYQMMGASVSTMLQTALTVRVSVPATLQLIQVAAGRMDAFWQFSQVRSGLVSGALLVQEAGGQLTDVHGKPWSLESEHFVAAPPQLSAAVTNALSPLIQTTYS
- a CDS encoding NADPH-dependent F420 reductase codes for the protein MLTIAILGSGRVASALAGRLQSAGRDFVIGILNPEKPSDHWTGPQVEFTTTAAAIAAADMVFNATPGETSVDFLKGFKDQLVGKILVDVSNAMRRNEDGMPVGLLYPDSSVAEHLQAALPQTAVVKTLNTMLFTVIGDPHSIEPMPNVFLCGDSAAAKAEVRQVLQAMGWRDAVIEDLGPAFSARGPEAFMHFVPHVIANHGFAPFALSIVR
- a CDS encoding alpha/beta fold hydrolase, which encodes MNTTKTKTDLSRRTLVKAAGLAAAGSLTAGFVTPSRAQRHSRTFLLVHGAWHGSFVWRELAPKLRAAGHSVTAPTLTGLGERKHTLNDLANLETHIQDIVNHIEMEDLHDIDLVGWSYGGMVTTGVLARVTERIRSMIYLDAFVPDNGKALIDYAEGPVVPLFNESRINDTAIPPIPLEVFGVQDDSIKQFVNPRLVPQPWRTTFQPVDALATRPDIPFTYVHCLGFVDSPFGYFHDKFKAEGVNTFEIQASHLCMLDAVDTVADILLTSA